One Entelurus aequoreus isolate RoL-2023_Sb linkage group LG09, RoL_Eaeq_v1.1, whole genome shotgun sequence genomic window carries:
- the unc5b gene encoding netrin receptor UNC5B isoform X2 has product MLSFRMQRGQAGGSVVLLLLLGGYVVCDTESSDYSDAEVLPDSYPSAPAEPLPEFLLEPEDAFIVKNRPVQLRCRASPATQIYFKCNGEWVNQNDHITRESLDQVTVVREVDILVSRTQVEELFGLEDYWCQCVAWSSAGTTKSIRAYVRIAYLRKNFEQEPLGREVRLEQEVLLQCRPPEGMPAAEVDWLKNEDTIDPSQDSNFLITIDNDLIIKQARLSDTANYTCLARNVVAKRRSSTATVIVYVSGGWSSWTEWSECNTKCGRGWQRRTRSCTNPAPLNGGAFCEGPPFQRVTCTTLCPVDGGWTEWAKWSACSTECTHWRSRECLAPAPRNGGKHCSGSMMESKNCTEGLCARNKKISIEHASHPLAPDMGVAVYAGLVGALLLCVILVLCVGILACRRRCSHFHGDITDSSSALTAAFHPGNYKPPRQDNPHPLHPSAPPDLTATAGAFRSPLFSLQQGVNDSHKIPMTTSPLLDPLPSLKIKVYNSSTLSSLEIPADMCSADGEILSLKSVGTGGRERQFHSHTLSRDPGLSTSATLGHLGGRLTIPSTGVSLLVPPGTIPQGKFYEMYLIISKWEKTTLPSEGSQTVLSPAVSCGPSALLLNRPVVLTLPHCAQLDTPTPDWTLTLKTQTHQGAWEEVLTVGEESLSSPCYLQLEEECCHVLMEQLGTYGLVGQSCPPQPACKRLQLALFAPRAPCLSLDYSLRIYCIHDTPHALKEVLDLERSLGGVLLEDTKPLLFKDSYHNLRLSIHDIPHTHWRSKLLAKYQEIPFYHIWSGSQRPLHCTFSLERSSLVVSQLSCKLCVRQVEGEGQIFQLHTDIQETLPPHSPHPSAGSCLPTSQIGPYAFRLPESIRQKICTSLDAPSARGCDWRLLARSLGFDRYLNYFATKPSPTGVLLDLWEACHQGDADLVSLATALEEMGKSEVLVVMTTDGDC; this is encoded by the exons AGAGCAGCGACTACAGTGATGCAGAGGTCCTCCCGGACTCTTATCCGTCAGCACCAGCAGAACCTCTCCCAGAATTCCTGCTTGAACCAGAagatgcttttattgtgaagaacaGACCTGTTCAGCTTCGGTGCAGGGCGTCACCAGCCACTCAGATCTACTTCAAGTGCAACGGGGAGTGGGTCAATCAAAACGACCACATCACCAGAGAGAGCTTGGACCAGGTCACAG TGGTGAGAGAGGTGGACATCTTGGTGTCGAGGACTCAAGTTGAGGAGCTGTTTGGGTTGGAGGACTACTGGTGTCAGTGTGTGGCCTGGAGCTCGGCCGGAACCACCAAGAGCATCCGTGCCTATGTCCGCATCGCAT ACTTGAGGAAAAACTTTGAGCAGGAGCCGCTAGGGCGGGAGGTGCGCCTGGAGCAGGAGGTCCTCCTGCAGTGTCGCCCCCCGGAGGGCATGCCTGCTGCTGAG GTGGACTGGCTGAAGAACGAGGACACCATTGACCCTTCGCAGGACTCCAACTTTCTGATCACCATCGATAACGATCTGATAATCAAACAGGCCAGGCTCTCGGATACGGCCAACTATACTTGTTTGGCTCGTAACGTGGTGGCCAAAAGACGAAGCAGCACAGCGACTGTCATTGTTTATG TGAGCGGCGGATGGTCCTCTTGGACGGAGTGGTCTGAGTGTAATACAAAGTGCGGGCGGGGCTGGCAGCGACGAACACGTAGCTGCACCAACCCTGCCCCCCTCAATGGAGGAGCCTTCTGTGAAGGCCCACCCTTCCAGAGAGTGACTTGCACCACATTGTGCCCAG TGGATGGAGGCTGGACAGAATGGGCAAAGTGGTCCGCCTGTAGCACAGAGTGTACCCATTGGCGAAGTCGCGAATGCCTGGCCCCCGCACCCAGAAATGGAGGGAAGCATTGCAGCGGCAGCATGATGGAGAGTAAAAACTGCACTGAGGGGCTATGTGCACGCA ATAAAAAGATTTCTATTGAACATGCAAGCCATC CACTGGCGCCTGATATGGGTGTGGCGGTCTACGCGGGCCTGGTGGGGGCACTGCTGCTGTGTGTGATACTGGTCCTGTGCGTGGGCATCCTGGCATGCCGGCGCAGATGTAGCCATTTCCACGGCGACATCACTGACTCTTCCTCTGCTCTCACCGCTGCCTTTCACCCTGGCAACTACAAGCCTCCCAGACAAG ATAACCCCCATCCTCTGCATCCATCTGCTCCTCCTGACCTGACAGCCACAGCGGGGGCTTTCCGCAGCCCTCTCTTCTCCTTGCAGCAGGGGGTCAACGACAGCCACAAAATCCCCATGACCACCTCCCCGCTGTTAGACCCCTTGCCCAGTCTCAAAATCAAGGTGTACAACTCCTCCACCCTTTCATCACTGGAGATCCCCGCCGACATGTGCTCGGCAGACGGCGAGATCCTCAGTCTGAAGTCTGTGGGCACCGGGGGAAGGGAGCGACAGTTTCACAGCCACACGCTGTCCAGAGATCCCGGGCTGAGCACCAGCGCCACCCTGGGCCATCTGGGGGGGCGTCTCACCATCCCCAGCACAG GTGTGAGTCTTCTAGTCCCGCCTGGCACCATCCCCCAGGGGAAGTTCTATGAGATGTACCTCATCATCAGCAAATGGGAGAAAACCAC GTTACCCTCAGAGGGCAGTCAGACTGTGCTAAGCCCCGCAGTGAGCTGTGGTCCGTCTGCTTTGCTGCTCAATCGCCCAGTTGTCCTTACCTTGCCCCACTGTGCCCAGCTGGACACGCCAACACctgactggacactcacactgaAGACACAGACCCATCAGGGAGCATGGGAG GAGGTGCTGACAGTGGGAGAGGAAAGTTTGTCCTCTCCATGCTATTTGCAGCTGGAGGAGGAGTGTTGTCATGTTCTCATGGAGCAGCTGGGCACATATGGCCTGGTGGGTCAATCTTGCCCTCCACAGCCTGCCTGTAAGCGCCTTCAGCTGGCTTTGTTTGCACCCCGAGCACCCTGCCTCTCCCTGGACTACAGCCTGCGTATTTACTGCATCCATGACACACCTCATGCACTTAAG GAGGTGCTGGATTTAGAAAGGAGTCTGGGTGGAGTCTTGCTGGAGGATACCAAGCCGCTGCTGTTTAAAGACAGCTATCATAATCTGCGCCTGTCCATCCACGACATCCCTCACACTCACTGGAGAAGCAAACTACTGGCCAAGTACCAG GAGATTCCTTTCTATCACATCTGGAGTGGCAGTCAGAGACCTCTGCACTGCACCTTCAGCCTGGAGAGAAGCAGCCTGGTGGTGTCGCAGCTCTCCTGTAAACTCTGCGTGCGACAAGTGGAAGGGGAGGGACAAATCTTTCAGCTGCACACAGACATCCAGGAG ACCCTCCCCCCACACTCCCCCCACCCCTCTGCAGGCTCCTGTCTGCCCACTTCTCAAATAGGACCGTATGCCTTCCGCCTGCCTGAGTCCATCCGCCAGAAGATCTGCACCAGCTTAGACGCACCGAGCGCCCGAGGCTGCGACTGGAGACTACTGGCTCGCAGTTTAGGCTTTGACAG GTACTTGAACTACTTTGCAACCAAGCCCAGCCCCACAGGTGTCCTACTGGACTTATGGGAAGCTTGTCACCAAGGCGACGCAGACCTGGTCTCTCTGGCGACGGCGCTGGAAGAGATGGGCAAGAGCGAGGTGCTCGTCGTCATGACGACAGATGGGGACTGTTGA
- the unc5b gene encoding netrin receptor UNC5B isoform X5 codes for MLSFRMQRGQAGGSVVLLLLLGGYVVCDTESSDYSDAEVLPDSYPSAPAEPLPEFLLEPEDAFIVKNRPVQLRCRASPATQIYFKCNGEWVNQNDHITRESLDQVTGLVVREVDILVSRTQVEELFGLEDYWCQCVAWSSAGTTKSIRAYVRIAYLRKNFEQEPLGREVRLEQEVLLQCRPPEGMPAAEVDWLKNEDTIDPSQDSNFLITIDNDLIIKQARLSDTANYTCLARNVVAKRRSSTATVIVYVDGGWTEWAKWSACSTECTHWRSRECLAPAPRNGGKHCSGSMMESKNCTEGLCARTLAPDMGVAVYAGLVGALLLCVILVLCVGILACRRRCSHFHGDITDSSSALTAAFHPGNYKPPRQDNPHPLHPSAPPDLTATAGAFRSPLFSLQQGVNDSHKIPMTTSPLLDPLPSLKIKVYNSSTLSSLEIPADMCSADGEILSLKSVGTGGRERQFHSHTLSRDPGLSTSATLGHLGGRLTIPSTGVSLLVPPGTIPQGKFYEMYLIISKWEKTTLPSEGSQTVLSPAVSCGPSALLLNRPVVLTLPHCAQLDTPTPDWTLTLKTQTHQGAWEEVLTVGEESLSSPCYLQLEEECCHVLMEQLGTYGLVGQSCPPQPACKRLQLALFAPRAPCLSLDYSLRIYCIHDTPHALKEVLDLERSLGGVLLEDTKPLLFKDSYHNLRLSIHDIPHTHWRSKLLAKYQEIPFYHIWSGSQRPLHCTFSLERSSLVVSQLSCKLCVRQVEGEGQIFQLHTDIQETLPPHSPHPSAGSCLPTSQIGPYAFRLPESIRQKICTSLDAPSARGCDWRLLARSLGFDRYLNYFATKPSPTGVLLDLWEACHQGDADLVSLATALEEMGKSEVLVVMTTDGDC; via the exons AGAGCAGCGACTACAGTGATGCAGAGGTCCTCCCGGACTCTTATCCGTCAGCACCAGCAGAACCTCTCCCAGAATTCCTGCTTGAACCAGAagatgcttttattgtgaagaacaGACCTGTTCAGCTTCGGTGCAGGGCGTCACCAGCCACTCAGATCTACTTCAAGTGCAACGGGGAGTGGGTCAATCAAAACGACCACATCACCAGAGAGAGCTTGGACCAGGTCACAG GGCTAGTGGTGAGAGAGGTGGACATCTTGGTGTCGAGGACTCAAGTTGAGGAGCTGTTTGGGTTGGAGGACTACTGGTGTCAGTGTGTGGCCTGGAGCTCGGCCGGAACCACCAAGAGCATCCGTGCCTATGTCCGCATCGCAT ACTTGAGGAAAAACTTTGAGCAGGAGCCGCTAGGGCGGGAGGTGCGCCTGGAGCAGGAGGTCCTCCTGCAGTGTCGCCCCCCGGAGGGCATGCCTGCTGCTGAG GTGGACTGGCTGAAGAACGAGGACACCATTGACCCTTCGCAGGACTCCAACTTTCTGATCACCATCGATAACGATCTGATAATCAAACAGGCCAGGCTCTCGGATACGGCCAACTATACTTGTTTGGCTCGTAACGTGGTGGCCAAAAGACGAAGCAGCACAGCGACTGTCATTGTTTATG TGGATGGAGGCTGGACAGAATGGGCAAAGTGGTCCGCCTGTAGCACAGAGTGTACCCATTGGCGAAGTCGCGAATGCCTGGCCCCCGCACCCAGAAATGGAGGGAAGCATTGCAGCGGCAGCATGATGGAGAGTAAAAACTGCACTGAGGGGCTATGTGCACGCA CACTGGCGCCTGATATGGGTGTGGCGGTCTACGCGGGCCTGGTGGGGGCACTGCTGCTGTGTGTGATACTGGTCCTGTGCGTGGGCATCCTGGCATGCCGGCGCAGATGTAGCCATTTCCACGGCGACATCACTGACTCTTCCTCTGCTCTCACCGCTGCCTTTCACCCTGGCAACTACAAGCCTCCCAGACAAG ATAACCCCCATCCTCTGCATCCATCTGCTCCTCCTGACCTGACAGCCACAGCGGGGGCTTTCCGCAGCCCTCTCTTCTCCTTGCAGCAGGGGGTCAACGACAGCCACAAAATCCCCATGACCACCTCCCCGCTGTTAGACCCCTTGCCCAGTCTCAAAATCAAGGTGTACAACTCCTCCACCCTTTCATCACTGGAGATCCCCGCCGACATGTGCTCGGCAGACGGCGAGATCCTCAGTCTGAAGTCTGTGGGCACCGGGGGAAGGGAGCGACAGTTTCACAGCCACACGCTGTCCAGAGATCCCGGGCTGAGCACCAGCGCCACCCTGGGCCATCTGGGGGGGCGTCTCACCATCCCCAGCACAG GTGTGAGTCTTCTAGTCCCGCCTGGCACCATCCCCCAGGGGAAGTTCTATGAGATGTACCTCATCATCAGCAAATGGGAGAAAACCAC GTTACCCTCAGAGGGCAGTCAGACTGTGCTAAGCCCCGCAGTGAGCTGTGGTCCGTCTGCTTTGCTGCTCAATCGCCCAGTTGTCCTTACCTTGCCCCACTGTGCCCAGCTGGACACGCCAACACctgactggacactcacactgaAGACACAGACCCATCAGGGAGCATGGGAG GAGGTGCTGACAGTGGGAGAGGAAAGTTTGTCCTCTCCATGCTATTTGCAGCTGGAGGAGGAGTGTTGTCATGTTCTCATGGAGCAGCTGGGCACATATGGCCTGGTGGGTCAATCTTGCCCTCCACAGCCTGCCTGTAAGCGCCTTCAGCTGGCTTTGTTTGCACCCCGAGCACCCTGCCTCTCCCTGGACTACAGCCTGCGTATTTACTGCATCCATGACACACCTCATGCACTTAAG GAGGTGCTGGATTTAGAAAGGAGTCTGGGTGGAGTCTTGCTGGAGGATACCAAGCCGCTGCTGTTTAAAGACAGCTATCATAATCTGCGCCTGTCCATCCACGACATCCCTCACACTCACTGGAGAAGCAAACTACTGGCCAAGTACCAG GAGATTCCTTTCTATCACATCTGGAGTGGCAGTCAGAGACCTCTGCACTGCACCTTCAGCCTGGAGAGAAGCAGCCTGGTGGTGTCGCAGCTCTCCTGTAAACTCTGCGTGCGACAAGTGGAAGGGGAGGGACAAATCTTTCAGCTGCACACAGACATCCAGGAG ACCCTCCCCCCACACTCCCCCCACCCCTCTGCAGGCTCCTGTCTGCCCACTTCTCAAATAGGACCGTATGCCTTCCGCCTGCCTGAGTCCATCCGCCAGAAGATCTGCACCAGCTTAGACGCACCGAGCGCCCGAGGCTGCGACTGGAGACTACTGGCTCGCAGTTTAGGCTTTGACAG GTACTTGAACTACTTTGCAACCAAGCCCAGCCCCACAGGTGTCCTACTGGACTTATGGGAAGCTTGTCACCAAGGCGACGCAGACCTGGTCTCTCTGGCGACGGCGCTGGAAGAGATGGGCAAGAGCGAGGTGCTCGTCGTCATGACGACAGATGGGGACTGTTGA
- the unc5b gene encoding netrin receptor UNC5B isoform X4 codes for MLSFRMQRGQAGGSVVLLLLLGGYVVCDTESSDYSDAEVLPDSYPSAPAEPLPEFLLEPEDAFIVKNRPVQLRCRASPATQIYFKCNGEWVNQNDHITRESLDQVTGLVVREVDILVSRTQVEELFGLEDYWCQCVAWSSAGTTKSIRAYVRIAYLRKNFEQEPLGREVRLEQEVLLQCRPPEGMPAAEVDWLKNEDTIDPSQDSNFLITIDNDLIIKQARLSDTANYTCLARNVVAKRRSSTATVIVYVDGGWTEWAKWSACSTECTHWRSRECLAPAPRNGGKHCSGSMMESKNCTEGLCARNKKISIEHASHPLAPDMGVAVYAGLVGALLLCVILVLCVGILACRRRCSHFHGDITDSSSALTAAFHPGNYKPPRQDNPHPLHPSAPPDLTATAGAFRSPLFSLQQGVNDSHKIPMTTSPLLDPLPSLKIKVYNSSTLSSLEIPADMCSADGEILSLKSVGTGGRERQFHSHTLSRDPGLSTSATLGHLGGRLTIPSTGVSLLVPPGTIPQGKFYEMYLIISKWEKTTLPSEGSQTVLSPAVSCGPSALLLNRPVVLTLPHCAQLDTPTPDWTLTLKTQTHQGAWEEVLTVGEESLSSPCYLQLEEECCHVLMEQLGTYGLVGQSCPPQPACKRLQLALFAPRAPCLSLDYSLRIYCIHDTPHALKEVLDLERSLGGVLLEDTKPLLFKDSYHNLRLSIHDIPHTHWRSKLLAKYQEIPFYHIWSGSQRPLHCTFSLERSSLVVSQLSCKLCVRQVEGEGQIFQLHTDIQETLPPHSPHPSAGSCLPTSQIGPYAFRLPESIRQKICTSLDAPSARGCDWRLLARSLGFDRYLNYFATKPSPTGVLLDLWEACHQGDADLVSLATALEEMGKSEVLVVMTTDGDC; via the exons AGAGCAGCGACTACAGTGATGCAGAGGTCCTCCCGGACTCTTATCCGTCAGCACCAGCAGAACCTCTCCCAGAATTCCTGCTTGAACCAGAagatgcttttattgtgaagaacaGACCTGTTCAGCTTCGGTGCAGGGCGTCACCAGCCACTCAGATCTACTTCAAGTGCAACGGGGAGTGGGTCAATCAAAACGACCACATCACCAGAGAGAGCTTGGACCAGGTCACAG GGCTAGTGGTGAGAGAGGTGGACATCTTGGTGTCGAGGACTCAAGTTGAGGAGCTGTTTGGGTTGGAGGACTACTGGTGTCAGTGTGTGGCCTGGAGCTCGGCCGGAACCACCAAGAGCATCCGTGCCTATGTCCGCATCGCAT ACTTGAGGAAAAACTTTGAGCAGGAGCCGCTAGGGCGGGAGGTGCGCCTGGAGCAGGAGGTCCTCCTGCAGTGTCGCCCCCCGGAGGGCATGCCTGCTGCTGAG GTGGACTGGCTGAAGAACGAGGACACCATTGACCCTTCGCAGGACTCCAACTTTCTGATCACCATCGATAACGATCTGATAATCAAACAGGCCAGGCTCTCGGATACGGCCAACTATACTTGTTTGGCTCGTAACGTGGTGGCCAAAAGACGAAGCAGCACAGCGACTGTCATTGTTTATG TGGATGGAGGCTGGACAGAATGGGCAAAGTGGTCCGCCTGTAGCACAGAGTGTACCCATTGGCGAAGTCGCGAATGCCTGGCCCCCGCACCCAGAAATGGAGGGAAGCATTGCAGCGGCAGCATGATGGAGAGTAAAAACTGCACTGAGGGGCTATGTGCACGCA ATAAAAAGATTTCTATTGAACATGCAAGCCATC CACTGGCGCCTGATATGGGTGTGGCGGTCTACGCGGGCCTGGTGGGGGCACTGCTGCTGTGTGTGATACTGGTCCTGTGCGTGGGCATCCTGGCATGCCGGCGCAGATGTAGCCATTTCCACGGCGACATCACTGACTCTTCCTCTGCTCTCACCGCTGCCTTTCACCCTGGCAACTACAAGCCTCCCAGACAAG ATAACCCCCATCCTCTGCATCCATCTGCTCCTCCTGACCTGACAGCCACAGCGGGGGCTTTCCGCAGCCCTCTCTTCTCCTTGCAGCAGGGGGTCAACGACAGCCACAAAATCCCCATGACCACCTCCCCGCTGTTAGACCCCTTGCCCAGTCTCAAAATCAAGGTGTACAACTCCTCCACCCTTTCATCACTGGAGATCCCCGCCGACATGTGCTCGGCAGACGGCGAGATCCTCAGTCTGAAGTCTGTGGGCACCGGGGGAAGGGAGCGACAGTTTCACAGCCACACGCTGTCCAGAGATCCCGGGCTGAGCACCAGCGCCACCCTGGGCCATCTGGGGGGGCGTCTCACCATCCCCAGCACAG GTGTGAGTCTTCTAGTCCCGCCTGGCACCATCCCCCAGGGGAAGTTCTATGAGATGTACCTCATCATCAGCAAATGGGAGAAAACCAC GTTACCCTCAGAGGGCAGTCAGACTGTGCTAAGCCCCGCAGTGAGCTGTGGTCCGTCTGCTTTGCTGCTCAATCGCCCAGTTGTCCTTACCTTGCCCCACTGTGCCCAGCTGGACACGCCAACACctgactggacactcacactgaAGACACAGACCCATCAGGGAGCATGGGAG GAGGTGCTGACAGTGGGAGAGGAAAGTTTGTCCTCTCCATGCTATTTGCAGCTGGAGGAGGAGTGTTGTCATGTTCTCATGGAGCAGCTGGGCACATATGGCCTGGTGGGTCAATCTTGCCCTCCACAGCCTGCCTGTAAGCGCCTTCAGCTGGCTTTGTTTGCACCCCGAGCACCCTGCCTCTCCCTGGACTACAGCCTGCGTATTTACTGCATCCATGACACACCTCATGCACTTAAG GAGGTGCTGGATTTAGAAAGGAGTCTGGGTGGAGTCTTGCTGGAGGATACCAAGCCGCTGCTGTTTAAAGACAGCTATCATAATCTGCGCCTGTCCATCCACGACATCCCTCACACTCACTGGAGAAGCAAACTACTGGCCAAGTACCAG GAGATTCCTTTCTATCACATCTGGAGTGGCAGTCAGAGACCTCTGCACTGCACCTTCAGCCTGGAGAGAAGCAGCCTGGTGGTGTCGCAGCTCTCCTGTAAACTCTGCGTGCGACAAGTGGAAGGGGAGGGACAAATCTTTCAGCTGCACACAGACATCCAGGAG ACCCTCCCCCCACACTCCCCCCACCCCTCTGCAGGCTCCTGTCTGCCCACTTCTCAAATAGGACCGTATGCCTTCCGCCTGCCTGAGTCCATCCGCCAGAAGATCTGCACCAGCTTAGACGCACCGAGCGCCCGAGGCTGCGACTGGAGACTACTGGCTCGCAGTTTAGGCTTTGACAG GTACTTGAACTACTTTGCAACCAAGCCCAGCCCCACAGGTGTCCTACTGGACTTATGGGAAGCTTGTCACCAAGGCGACGCAGACCTGGTCTCTCTGGCGACGGCGCTGGAAGAGATGGGCAAGAGCGAGGTGCTCGTCGTCATGACGACAGATGGGGACTGTTGA
- the unc5b gene encoding netrin receptor UNC5B isoform X3 yields MLSFRMQRGQAGGSVVLLLLLGGYVVCDTESSDYSDAEVLPDSYPSAPAEPLPEFLLEPEDAFIVKNRPVQLRCRASPATQIYFKCNGEWVNQNDHITRESLDQVTGLVVREVDILVSRTQVEELFGLEDYWCQCVAWSSAGTTKSIRAYVRIAYLRKNFEQEPLGREVRLEQEVLLQCRPPEGMPAAEVDWLKNEDTIDPSQDSNFLITIDNDLIIKQARLSDTANYTCLARNVVAKRRSSTATVIVYVSGGWSSWTEWSECNTKCGRGWQRRTRSCTNPAPLNGGAFCEGPPFQRVTCTTLCPVDGGWTEWAKWSACSTECTHWRSRECLAPAPRNGGKHCSGSMMESKNCTEGLCARTLAPDMGVAVYAGLVGALLLCVILVLCVGILACRRRCSHFHGDITDSSSALTAAFHPGNYKPPRQDNPHPLHPSAPPDLTATAGAFRSPLFSLQQGVNDSHKIPMTTSPLLDPLPSLKIKVYNSSTLSSLEIPADMCSADGEILSLKSVGTGGRERQFHSHTLSRDPGLSTSATLGHLGGRLTIPSTGVSLLVPPGTIPQGKFYEMYLIISKWEKTTLPSEGSQTVLSPAVSCGPSALLLNRPVVLTLPHCAQLDTPTPDWTLTLKTQTHQGAWEEVLTVGEESLSSPCYLQLEEECCHVLMEQLGTYGLVGQSCPPQPACKRLQLALFAPRAPCLSLDYSLRIYCIHDTPHALKEVLDLERSLGGVLLEDTKPLLFKDSYHNLRLSIHDIPHTHWRSKLLAKYQEIPFYHIWSGSQRPLHCTFSLERSSLVVSQLSCKLCVRQVEGEGQIFQLHTDIQETLPPHSPHPSAGSCLPTSQIGPYAFRLPESIRQKICTSLDAPSARGCDWRLLARSLGFDRYLNYFATKPSPTGVLLDLWEACHQGDADLVSLATALEEMGKSEVLVVMTTDGDC; encoded by the exons AGAGCAGCGACTACAGTGATGCAGAGGTCCTCCCGGACTCTTATCCGTCAGCACCAGCAGAACCTCTCCCAGAATTCCTGCTTGAACCAGAagatgcttttattgtgaagaacaGACCTGTTCAGCTTCGGTGCAGGGCGTCACCAGCCACTCAGATCTACTTCAAGTGCAACGGGGAGTGGGTCAATCAAAACGACCACATCACCAGAGAGAGCTTGGACCAGGTCACAG GGCTAGTGGTGAGAGAGGTGGACATCTTGGTGTCGAGGACTCAAGTTGAGGAGCTGTTTGGGTTGGAGGACTACTGGTGTCAGTGTGTGGCCTGGAGCTCGGCCGGAACCACCAAGAGCATCCGTGCCTATGTCCGCATCGCAT ACTTGAGGAAAAACTTTGAGCAGGAGCCGCTAGGGCGGGAGGTGCGCCTGGAGCAGGAGGTCCTCCTGCAGTGTCGCCCCCCGGAGGGCATGCCTGCTGCTGAG GTGGACTGGCTGAAGAACGAGGACACCATTGACCCTTCGCAGGACTCCAACTTTCTGATCACCATCGATAACGATCTGATAATCAAACAGGCCAGGCTCTCGGATACGGCCAACTATACTTGTTTGGCTCGTAACGTGGTGGCCAAAAGACGAAGCAGCACAGCGACTGTCATTGTTTATG TGAGCGGCGGATGGTCCTCTTGGACGGAGTGGTCTGAGTGTAATACAAAGTGCGGGCGGGGCTGGCAGCGACGAACACGTAGCTGCACCAACCCTGCCCCCCTCAATGGAGGAGCCTTCTGTGAAGGCCCACCCTTCCAGAGAGTGACTTGCACCACATTGTGCCCAG TGGATGGAGGCTGGACAGAATGGGCAAAGTGGTCCGCCTGTAGCACAGAGTGTACCCATTGGCGAAGTCGCGAATGCCTGGCCCCCGCACCCAGAAATGGAGGGAAGCATTGCAGCGGCAGCATGATGGAGAGTAAAAACTGCACTGAGGGGCTATGTGCACGCA CACTGGCGCCTGATATGGGTGTGGCGGTCTACGCGGGCCTGGTGGGGGCACTGCTGCTGTGTGTGATACTGGTCCTGTGCGTGGGCATCCTGGCATGCCGGCGCAGATGTAGCCATTTCCACGGCGACATCACTGACTCTTCCTCTGCTCTCACCGCTGCCTTTCACCCTGGCAACTACAAGCCTCCCAGACAAG ATAACCCCCATCCTCTGCATCCATCTGCTCCTCCTGACCTGACAGCCACAGCGGGGGCTTTCCGCAGCCCTCTCTTCTCCTTGCAGCAGGGGGTCAACGACAGCCACAAAATCCCCATGACCACCTCCCCGCTGTTAGACCCCTTGCCCAGTCTCAAAATCAAGGTGTACAACTCCTCCACCCTTTCATCACTGGAGATCCCCGCCGACATGTGCTCGGCAGACGGCGAGATCCTCAGTCTGAAGTCTGTGGGCACCGGGGGAAGGGAGCGACAGTTTCACAGCCACACGCTGTCCAGAGATCCCGGGCTGAGCACCAGCGCCACCCTGGGCCATCTGGGGGGGCGTCTCACCATCCCCAGCACAG GTGTGAGTCTTCTAGTCCCGCCTGGCACCATCCCCCAGGGGAAGTTCTATGAGATGTACCTCATCATCAGCAAATGGGAGAAAACCAC GTTACCCTCAGAGGGCAGTCAGACTGTGCTAAGCCCCGCAGTGAGCTGTGGTCCGTCTGCTTTGCTGCTCAATCGCCCAGTTGTCCTTACCTTGCCCCACTGTGCCCAGCTGGACACGCCAACACctgactggacactcacactgaAGACACAGACCCATCAGGGAGCATGGGAG GAGGTGCTGACAGTGGGAGAGGAAAGTTTGTCCTCTCCATGCTATTTGCAGCTGGAGGAGGAGTGTTGTCATGTTCTCATGGAGCAGCTGGGCACATATGGCCTGGTGGGTCAATCTTGCCCTCCACAGCCTGCCTGTAAGCGCCTTCAGCTGGCTTTGTTTGCACCCCGAGCACCCTGCCTCTCCCTGGACTACAGCCTGCGTATTTACTGCATCCATGACACACCTCATGCACTTAAG GAGGTGCTGGATTTAGAAAGGAGTCTGGGTGGAGTCTTGCTGGAGGATACCAAGCCGCTGCTGTTTAAAGACAGCTATCATAATCTGCGCCTGTCCATCCACGACATCCCTCACACTCACTGGAGAAGCAAACTACTGGCCAAGTACCAG GAGATTCCTTTCTATCACATCTGGAGTGGCAGTCAGAGACCTCTGCACTGCACCTTCAGCCTGGAGAGAAGCAGCCTGGTGGTGTCGCAGCTCTCCTGTAAACTCTGCGTGCGACAAGTGGAAGGGGAGGGACAAATCTTTCAGCTGCACACAGACATCCAGGAG ACCCTCCCCCCACACTCCCCCCACCCCTCTGCAGGCTCCTGTCTGCCCACTTCTCAAATAGGACCGTATGCCTTCCGCCTGCCTGAGTCCATCCGCCAGAAGATCTGCACCAGCTTAGACGCACCGAGCGCCCGAGGCTGCGACTGGAGACTACTGGCTCGCAGTTTAGGCTTTGACAG GTACTTGAACTACTTTGCAACCAAGCCCAGCCCCACAGGTGTCCTACTGGACTTATGGGAAGCTTGTCACCAAGGCGACGCAGACCTGGTCTCTCTGGCGACGGCGCTGGAAGAGATGGGCAAGAGCGAGGTGCTCGTCGTCATGACGACAGATGGGGACTGTTGA